The Solanum lycopersicum chromosome 2, SLM_r2.1 DNA window GCAAACATGCTTGATGGTGGGGTTTGAAGCCACACCATTAGCGTGAAAATCATTTTCACCACCCCTTTCTTACTACTAAGCTGTCAATCAAATTTATTAGAGAGTTCACAggttaatatatatacatatacatatatatatatatatatatatattttttttttgtccaaaCCCACGAACCCCCTTCTGCAAACTAATACTATTGCAACTTGTTGCTaggaaggaaaaaagaaagaagattacCAATGAGATGTTCTCTCAAAGATTCAAAAGATCGACAATGTTTTCTACAAATCAAACACATAGGTTCATGAACTGAATGATAAGATATCCTCATGTGTTCAACTAGATGCTCCATTTTGTTGAACTGCCTATAGCATGCTGCACATTTGTTCCTGTACTCCATGAATTTTTAGAGGGGTTAAAGTTCTATATACTgacattataaataaatttacgCGATCTAGTCATTTGTAATATAAGGTAAGCAATGTTAGATGTGATAAAACATTATTTAACCTTCCATCATAGATTAAAATTCCCTGATATATAGTACTATAAGAATCTTAAATCAATTTGAATGAATACTGCTATCGTGAATGATATGCATATTAGTATATAAGATACAAAAACAAGTCAATTAGTAAAATTTTGGGGAAAACAAAAACTATATATGTAGATATAGTACCTAAGAGTCTCAGAAAACTCATTTCTATGGTCCATGACAGAAATATTGAAAAGTGAAAATAGAAGGGAGATGGGTGAGAATAGTTGAAAGGGCATCAAGGTATTTATATAGGTAACACAAGATGAAGCCtctgaaactttttttttatgctacattattaaaaaatcttgtatacaatatagattttaaattaattaatacatatatagcTCGATTGGTTAAATATGCAAAATGAAAAACCTTGTAGTAATCAAAATGCTTGGGACCCCACTACTGGGGTATACTCAGAGGCGGAGTAAAGAGTTTGGAGTTTTTTTTGGCAACTTTCacgtattataagtgtataagacggAGATATATATTAGcttgtgtatatacaattttctctcgctttatacaattagaaacacaatttatacaattctattgtataaagcgagagaggcgagcgaaggaagcgagcgagagagggagagtgacgagcgagatatGAAGGAGAGAGGACTGACAAACAGCTTGCtatgaaacacaaataaatcaaacggtacctactatatttattttatattattagtttgtcattctatataattatccttttttttttatttacaatgAGGTTTAAACCCACAATATAAGCGtgaaaaacattttcacaaTTTCATATTTACCACCGAATCATCAATTAATTTTGCTAGGGGGCACAAGTTAACAtacatatatgtttatttaattttctagtaaaaatacaaaatctaaaaaaaattactgaaTTCGATCGAATCCACGAACCACCTAGCTCCACATCTGGCTATATACTAGAATATTTGACAACACCATGTCCTAGAATCAGCAAGACCACTCATATCTAAGGTCCTAaagaatttatttaaattttacgcGTCAATACAAttcatttattccttttctaAATTTAACGACTATATAGGTAAACATTAagtaatatatttgttattcgACTCTTGTGTAACCtaactataatatatatatattaaaataaaatgaaataataataggtAAGCTATTAATTGTTCATACATAATTAGTGATGTCCAATTATGTCCAGTTGAAttgttttctaaaaaataatttttaattcatcaaacaAAAGAAGTTAACAAAATATCTTGACAATAGTTTTCATAGATCTATTTGATAGCTACGTATATATTTCAAATCAGCCTATAACTTTTAGATGGCTTGAAATAGACTGATCTTATAAATATGTGAACAAATCATTAACACgatcaaattcaaataatttaaataaattatatttttataaattaattttatcatccTTAAACATAACATCTGCTCGagtaaaaagttaaaagtcaGGAATGAATGAGATGCCATAGTTTGTGGTTGTAAATTCATGAGTTGCAGCAGAGGCTTTATTTTAGACACGCAAATATCTTCTAATATATGAAGTGATCAGAATAAATGCTTTATTTATTGATACATATTTATCTTTCTTgaagttaaaattaatttagaccGTACATGTCCTTTCAGAAAAGTCAAAATTAACGTTAATATGTTATTTGGGTTGACCAAGATATATTGATATAAAGAATATTTGTATACTATATGATATAAAGGGATATGAAATTGGAAATTTTAATGCACGTTATAATGCACTAAGGTAAAAATGGGAAGTACTTTCGGCAAAAGCATTATAAATATTACGTCATAGCTTACTGTAACAATTTCCTaagttattattcttttttcacTGTTTAATTGTGATAAGGATTGTGTACGTAGGATGGTTAAAGTCGGAGTACGACTGATTTTATGTTTAGCCAATACATGTgaatcatattaaatataatatatttgagatAGTAGATACATGGAGAAAAGCGAGCCAAATAAGGAGAGATAGATAGGAGGGAGGCGAACAAGAGAGGAaagtgacgagcgagatttCTAGATACATATAAATCATACTaggtatatatgtatatgaaaacACCGGCACAGAGAGAAAGAGCTGAGCAAGAGAGGAAAGTGATGAGCGATCGAGGTAATTAGATATATATGAATCACACTTGGTATAGTATATGAGATTCCGAAATAGTAAGAGAGGAGAGCAAGTGATGAAAGTGACGAGTGAGATTCCTATATTCATATGAATCACACTAGGTACATATAAttgagagacagagagagagaaacgagcAAGAGACGAAAATGACGAGTGAGATACGAGAGAAGTGAGTGAGAGAGCCAGACACAAGCAAATCCAAtaaattacacctaattttgacTCATGTATCGAAagtttaaaattcaataaaaatcataatattttaaactaaCGTGAATCTGAATAATTAACTCCTAAACTAACGAGATATGTGAATcatactatataatataataatactttAAAGCATACTATATATTACAATAACTCCGTGAATTATACTAtaataatactttttaaatCCTACTCAATTTTAATAtctctatttcaatttatatgagttAACTTAACTTGACATAGAATTTaagaattttctttaaaaaagaatttactttaaaataaatcataaatatttataggacctgaaatcattttattaaaagGAAAACgtgtattttaaaataacattattactaaatataaaaaatagaacggctaaatttttttttaaagtcataTGAATCCTGGATGTGATTGGGTATTACTTGCCCAAATCTTAAATTCGTGATTATCTAAGATGCCtaaaatatcatattcatgATTATCTAAGATAGTATCAGATTtttttccctctctctctttgtcTAAGATTTTCACCATAAGATATTTTGTCAAACCTTGACCTCTAttgttttttcactaacaaatACTAGTAGTCACTCTATTTATTCAACTCTTTATCTTTTTGACCAAAATAAGACCCCACTTAATATATTCGTATATTATGGATGCtgctagaaaaaaaaagatgtaaatTTAGTGATTTACAAAGAACAATTGTAATTCAGTAGATTCTTGAGACTTGGGACCATTTCCCttgtattcttttttttctttggtacATTAAGGCGTTTGTGAgcccaaaaaaattgaaagaaaggACAAATATAATCCAATCATTTTTAAACTATTCCGTTCACAATTGGTTGTCATGATAAGATCATGCATAATCAGAGATGGAGCTATCTTGATACAAGGAGGTTCATCTGAACCCTCTTCGACGgaaaattacactatttatacatggttaaaataatattttatgtatatatagtagatgtcgaaCCCCCTTCGATAACTTTGTGTGTCTATTTCTATGAATTTTGAACCCCTTATTAAAAATCCTGGCTCCGCAACTGTGCACACCCTCAAGATATACAACGtgtaatttgactaatataatCCTACTATaccaagaatatcaaaagtctACATAACTTTTTAAATGAATTACACTATCATTAAGggcaaatttaaaaaaatgactaattatttcttaattatttaaattgacaattaatttTGAACATTCAATTTGAATATATCTATCAAACAATTATAAACGAAAAAAGtacataaaaaaagttatttatccTTTTCGAAAATGACTACAGCTATCTTGGTAAGTGGAGTCATATATTACTTGAAAATAAGTCGACATAAACTACACTTTTAAGTCGACATAAACTACActttaattgataaatatttaagttagctgaatataaaaggaaaattagTTTAATCATTCACATAATATAATCGTTCTAATAATTTCTTGCAATGATTTTTTGGTAAATTATCATGATCTCCAATTATTATCTGTAAAATAGGCTTATAACtaaaataatgcaaaaataaatttaaaaaaaaatattgcactaaaatggtataaaattagaaataattgtGTTCATCGAAGCTATTCCACAGAGAAGGTGAAATTGCAAATCTCATAAAAAATATCCATATATATCTAAATTCTGATTTCATAGATTAAACAAACCTAATTGATGATCGAtgtcttttcaaaatttattccCTTTCTTTATCCTTATCGCTGTCAATTAATTGCTCACGTTACGAATATGAATGAATATGTCAGAGAACATTTaggtttttatatatttttttcattaaaataatttttagcagcattaaatattaaaattaataaagaatgttaaagtttttatcggtattagttaagtgtcacTAGAACCAACGTCGCTAAAGAATTTTCAGACATGTACAAAAAGTGTCAATTGTCACTTTAAATACATATCTAATGACAAATTAATTCCTgctaataatcatttttgttgtaaaGGAGTGGGTGGTGGGTCGCATTGGAATTAGGGTTGAAACGATACGTTGACAGTGAGGATGAATAATCAAAAtcgtaaataaaaaattgtaattatttgaTTCATTCTCTTTAAAATCTCGGACTTTTGCTTTTAATTGATGAAATAGTTATCGTTGAAATTTCACCACGAAAGTAATACCAAACTTTAATTACAAACATATAGATATGAAAATTTGCGGGCTTAAATGAAGTGTTGATGACAGAAAAAGACAATTAACTGAAAATATTTCTTTggaaaaatctttaaaaatacaaaaaagtataTACAGACAATTATTCTCTTCGACATGGctcctttgttttttttttctctctttaacaAAACGATTGGTTACGTAACAAATAAAAAGTTAGAAAGCAtaagattcttcaaaaattaaaaatcaaaacggTCAAAAGTCAAGCCACCACTAATCGTGTACGTAATGAGAGTGGATGTGGACTCGTGTATATGTGAATATTGAAGGATATCCATATATACTATTTGCGGAGCTAGAAATTAAAATACGATTTTATTAGCGATCAAAAGGCAAGCCAGTGACTACTAGAACGAAGCTTGCTTTAATAatctaaattattattgtttcaattttattttacgtGATATCTTGAttaaaccctctatttataaaaagaaaatatttgtgCTACAAGTTTCAAACTTGTCATAATGATATTTCTGTGACTATAACATCTCCATCATTAAAGGtacaaattgaaaaattaaataaaaactaacTGAAGAAAAGAGGCACATATGAAATGTAACTCCTTTTCACTAATCATAGAGTTACGCAAATGTTTTTGAGTATCTCAAAACTTAACAAATAAAAGGGGTACGTATAATAAAGATATCGGAGCTCAaaggatataaaatattaacaaaaatttcaaaatggtatataaaattttatattaatcaaaacggtAAATTACTTCACCGAAAAAAAGTAGCAGCGATTTTGGAAatgtgattattatttttttttaaaaaaaaatcatattgctacctaggcagcgattttcaattttgtttttttaaaaaaaaattgttgaaaatcgctgcctaggcagcgataattttttttttgaaaaaaaaaattcttcgattttcaatttttttttttaaaaaaaagtaagtcGCTGCCAAAGGCAGCgattttcaaacaaaatttttttaaaaaaaaaaattaaaaatcgttGCTAGGCAgagattttctttaatttttttttataaatggatctaaaaaaatttaaaaatcgcTGTCAAGGTAGCgatttgaatctttttttaaaaaaaaatcacattttgcaaaatcgctacAGTAGCaacgattttgctttttccggtggagtaaatcgctgttgttccagcgattttgccgttttggttaatataaaattcaatatacagttttaaaatttttattaatattttataccctttaggctccgaaCTCGTATAATAAactgattattattttattaaaatacaaaagaaagttAATTAGGAGATGGATTCATAAATAAgaaacaatttaaataagtaaaaattatgCATGCAGAGTGAATAATGTAAACATGTACGTGCATGACAAGTTATTCCTTCAATTTTcctttttgcatatgccattactttaatttcttttctctatagttttcactttttatcattcaaaGGTTCCAAAGATTGAACGAAAAATTCCCAACTTTAGACTGAACTTACATTGCCCACATCTTTTCAGTCCATATAATTCACCGCAACAAGAAGAgatctttttttaatatgtattgtcgtaaaaatatttaattaatattaccATATTTAGAGTCgctaaaatttttactaaacaCTGGTTAgaaatgttatatttattactatatCGCTAAATAATTATCGCTTGTTGTAGTATATTTCTACTTTCTTGCTTCTACCAGAGAGCAGATAAAAATTAAAGCATAGTTtgagattagggttttcaaaGTTATTATTAGAttgtaaaggaaaaaaaaaataatattgcagacgatggaaattttcattaatgacAATTAATAGTTGAAAGACAATCACTTACAAGCtgaatttttccatttttatcaatattacgCATCTGAAAGCGTAGGGGTGTACATAATTGGattgattcaaaattttcaaatatcaaattaaattttttgtataaaagtttcaaatttataaatcaagtcaaactaataaaattcaattttttatcgGGTTGGTTCGGGTTTTTTCAAAtgtcaaatcaaattattttgtcaaatttttagatatataaattaaaccaaactaataaacttcgaattttttcagatttttgttttttttagtaaagtttgcatacaaacatataattaactcgtgctcaaaatatttctttagtccaaccaaaatataattatctaaggtgtttctttaaaaaataaccaAGATATGAGATGAGTATTGATGACACAATAATCTTCAATAAAAAGTAATActgaaatcatcatataaaataaatattgtaaagtcataatgaaaataattataatttaaaagtactaaatcatgctcAAATAAGTTtgataagtattagttacattactaaacatttaaggaaaattagaattagagtacgtattttaattgtctaagccaatgtaaaactaaagaacaaatattcaatattattgtcattcttagtgttgaactgatttttttttttgcactagtattaatttgattttgattttaagttttgttataattatcaatatctatgaactataatctttattggactccgaattttaaaataatatattaaattaaaagataaaagctatgaaatagtataagtagtattttaaaatgatatcaaagtaaatatttttatggataaaataaaattttaaaattacatatataatgtcaGGTTATTTTGGTCtcgaattattttttaagttaaaatcaaACCGACCCATATAtagtccattttttttaaataccaaatcaagtcaaaccaaaccattagttgaatttttttcGATTCGACTCAATTTATAATTTGGTTCAATTTTCGATTCGATTTCATTAATATGAAAGAGATCGAGTGTATTCAGGCTCTTTGTCACATCAAGCTGCCAAGTTCATGAAGGTAATCAAAACCTACAATAATGCAGGTATACATTGAATATAACATGTCGAGTTCACGAGGTATTCTACCTTAATGAATTGGAACAACCACCTATATAAGAAGCAGAACAAATTCATGTGTATACTATCTAACAAGAAGTATATAATGCAAAAAGAATAGCACAAAGTTTTTTTGCTATGGCGCCGCTGAGGCTACTACTCAAAAGCTATAAGAATGACATGTTGAAAAACGAACTGAGACTACAACATTTTGCCAATTGGTCTTAGTTCCCTAGGCATGCCATCAAAATTCCCAGAATTCACATCAGATTGAAGTAATGGTCTCTTCCCCACTTTCCAGTGTATGCCTTCTGCCAAGTGCTCCTTGGTTGGTGTCAGCATTACAAAGTTTGGATCGGCTCTTTGATAGCTGCAATTTCAAAGATAGCGAGAACTAAGAAATCTTTTCAACGAGTTCCTATGAAATCTACTAGACACGTTACAGTTGGTAAACCTTTCCTGCCTGTCTACTAAATTATATGGACTCAATATACAACTGAAGGATAACCAACCTTCCTTCTCTAATGTTGTCAACACGAATGCCAAATCCGAAGGCTGTTGCTCCTTTTACCCGATCTCTAGTAGCTGTCAACCAATATAAAGTGATTATAAGATATCATCAGCCACTGAGGCTCAACACTTCTGATCTATACCTATTAATATGAGAAGGGCAGATCTAGACACCAGTTGGCATGAAAATCCAACAGTCAAATTATTCTTTCACGATATTGTTTTAGCACATACTGTGATACAGTTAGTGTTCAGGGGCGGGATGAAATaagtaataacaacaataaaataaatacactcTTTGATTATGTTATATGTGTAGCATAAATCACTATTACCTGAAACATTGAAAGTGAAGGAAGGTTTCCACCAAGACTTAAATGCCAAAGCTACAGATGAGCTTAGAGGCCCCACCTTTCCCTGTGTTAGTAACATTTGCAGTTATTAGTACCCCTGGTTTTGGTTAGTATGCATAAGAGAATCCAGAAGGTGATTACCTTGACCAAAAAGTTTTTATTAGCTTGCCAAGATGCAGCAACTTGAAAAGTGGAGTCGTGGATGCTGCTGGCCGGAGCTTTCTCATCATTTACACTGCCACAATAGTTTACAACCAAGTCAGATCCTACTCTACTCTGGCCAGCCTAGAGCTTACTACACCATCTCAGAATACCTTGTCTGCAACTCAAACCCGAAATCTATATAATTAGTAATTCCAACTACTTCGTCTTCTTCTAGTGGATTTTTCACCTGATATTACATAAATTGCTTGTATCAGTACTACCTTAAATGAAGCACAGAAAACTTCTAGAATAATGTCAAAAGCAGTAAATCAAAGTAACCAAAGCACACATTGTTCTGTTTCTTTTCTCAAATTAGATCTTCATCAAAACCAGAGAACTCAAATTAAAGCTTTTTACagtagaaacaatttttatcaCCCCTGTATTTTTCGGAAAACTAACAGCGAAACCACCTCTCTAATCTGATTAGTGGTATGACCTCAAATGATTTTCCTGTGTACTCTTTTGCTTTCCAGATTGTCTGTTGCACACCACTCCTAAAGAATTGGACTATGCATACTTTCCGCACTGGCAGAGATAATCCAATACATGAGGTCTCATTTAAACCAAGGAATAGTTAAAATTACAGAATGTTCTATTATACAGACGTTTATACAACTTCAAATCCATAGAAACAATTGATGCATATTTCCTATTTGACAAATCAgcagaaaagaaaaactaattgcCAAGACCCAGAGAACACATTGTATGTACTAAATAGGCGTAAAAACAGATTAACTATAACAAATATCCAAATCCAAGATAAAAGGAGTTAGTGGCATATTATGCAACATGATTCTTGTGGAACGTTCAGCAAAATTGCACTTTTATCATCACATGCTGCTGATTAAAACAGACAATACctccaaaaataatttgatttgaagCAAATCCAAATTGCATTTAAAAACAACGATGCTAAACATACTGAATGACATTTCCTCAAGGAAGAGAAGCATACCCGTCTTTGAACCACCACGTGTTGATAGAATGAAGCAATAAACTGCAgcaaaaatgattaaatattatAAGTGTACCACATGTAAAAAATATGAAGTACACAATCAAAAACAGTCAGTTCATAACCAACTACTATCTAGCCAATACAACTTCATAAAATATTCATCTGATCCAACAAAAATGGGTGTAGAAATGGGCCCTAATGTCTACAGCAACAAACGAAAACTAGGATTTTGTGGCAGTTCAGAAAACTAGCACAAAAAAGAGCTTAGCACACCACTGAAAGAAGGAAATGCAACAAACCTGTGAACTCTTCGCAAGCTCAAGACCAAAATTGAAGGATGGGCTCAAAGGGCTGCCTGATCCCACTCCATAGCCAATGGCACAGCTCCAATTTTCTAAGTTCTTAAACTTTTGGCCACTTTTGCTACCAACTATCAAAAGTAAACAGAACCAATAAAAATACCATCCCATATGAATTTTGAGTTATTCTTCTCTCTCGCACTCACTATGCATGCATGCATCATTGGATCAAGAAGCAATTTATGAACTGTAGAGGAACATTTTCTCTTAGATACCCAAGCTTTTACACtataaaacatcaaaataagcTTAAAGCACTTCCACCATGTGAAGTGGCCATGCATGTTCACAGCAACTGGATTCCATGCACAGGATTAGAAACATGTATTGCACATCTTATTTTATTGGTAGACAAAGGTCAGATATGTGACGCATATACgggaaaaataagacaaaatgTAGCATATAGCACGGGATAACGAAATTCCAGATGGATCTTTTGGACAAgaacaattttcttttctttttgttgaattAATCAGCACAAAATCAAATTTTCCAGTCAggagtatatattgttttctagtGACTGAATAGTTATTATATCTTTACCAAGGAAACCAAGTCAGTGAGTAGTGTCCAAGAAAATTACACTGTGATTCATACTGCACCCCGGTGGTTAATCTTCCCATTTTGCTCACCAGCCATGCACTTTTGGGAACATCATCTCCCACTGCATGAACATTCATTAGTCCACTTTGGATTAAACAAGGAATAACAAAGATTATTCCACTCGCAGCTAATATACAGGAATGTCCAGACTAGAGAACTTAGTAAAAGCAAGTTCAAGTAGAAACAGGTCCCGGGGAATATATGAACATAAAGATTTACTTAATCATTGCATGTTACATACAAGCGAAAGGCATAAGAGTAGCTCCAACCGAGAGATTTGATGAGCCATATCTCAAACCCATGACTCCATAATCTTGTGAAGATACTCTGGACATTCAAAATGATCATGTCAGTCAGTGCACGTTCACAAATCTAGGCAAACAAGTCTGAGATCCCGGTTTATAACAGAATCAAACCAACCTTTTCTTTAAAAGGACTGGGAAAATGCCAAAAGCTCCAAACCCAAATTTAGGGTAGAATGCACATGATCTCATCAGCAATGTCCTGGAAAAAAAGCAAATGGAAGAACAATGGTACTGCAGTTCTTCAatctaaaggaaaaaaattcttAGGGAAGTGATTGAGACTTACGGATCATCATTTGATACGAAAAGATCAACAAATGTATGTGGATCCTCAACATCACTGGAACACAATTTAGATTTTCAGAGATAACCAAGAAGTTTACCATATGCAAATCACATCAGAAATCTTCAAGAAGCCAAAACAAAATCAAAGCAAAGATAATGATACCTTTGCCACCGAAATTGTGCATTTCCTACAATTTTCTCCTCAGGCTTGTGGTCAAGCGGGCCTCCAACCTAAGAAGGCTAAGGAAAAACTTTGTTTCTTGTCAAGTTAACCCGTCATGAAGCAAGgaaaatgttaaaattataCCCAAAATACTGTCCATAGACAACTTGATGGAACACACGGGACAAGGCCTAAAGTAATCTTTTACATGGGAAAATCAGTTGATGAAGTTGAGAACTATTATTGTGAAGACACATAAACTACTGAGGAAGGTGAATTTTGCACACTAGACCTTGACAATCCGCGGAGGATGAAGACTGCATTTATAGCGCATCTACAACTTCAGCTCGACCAATttaacattcatatatatattaccgaaaaaccttaaaaacatataattatgcTAAGTTCAAAACATTGTCACAAAGGAATAATGGATAATATGGAAATCCACAGCCACTGACTTAAAAATGTTAaacctctctctctctgtaGACAATCGAAATAGCAAAGCTACATATTTCGAATTGACCAGCAACAAAACCTTTTCAAGTAGAAACTGCTCTTGCCTCTTAATAGTGAATTCTGGTGTGAAAATGTTTGGAACATTTTCCTGACCTATGCTCACAAGcacattaacaaaataaaagaaattgaaaagacTGAAAACGCATACTAGCTACTAACATTACCAAATTCATAAGACTGTAGATGGATACAGTTGCAATCAAATCAACGTGTGGATCATCAATTGGCTTAAGCATAATTCTGGTGCTAAAATGCCTCGCTTCCTCGAAATAATCCTCAAAAAGGCATCTCAATGCCAGTTTCCCAAACAACATGTTATATGATGATTCCAGCATCCTACACCGCACAAATACCatattatataactaaatcATGGATGAAGAGGCAAAAATTAGTTCGATTTCCCAAATTGAAGCTAGCATTCCATTTGAGGATATCAGTTCACTATCTAACTTAAACTTAATAACTGTTGGTGAGGGTGAGGGTGAGGGTGAGCCACCAAATTGTAAAAAAcatatcaaacaaaataaatagtGATAATTTGAGAATAGAG harbors:
- the LOC101258818 gene encoding uncharacterized protein — translated: MGNLWSAAVEPPPPIVLVPPLFDFPPLAARTRMLESSYNMLFGKLALRCLFEDYFEEARHFSTRIMLKPIDDPHVDLIATVGGPLDHKPEEKIVGNAQFRWQSDVEDPHTFVDLFVSNDDPTLLMRSCAFYPKFGFGAFGIFPVLLKKRVSSQDYGVMGLRYGSSNLSVGATLMPFALGDDVPKSAWLVSKMGRLTTGVQYESQFGSKSGQKFKNLENWSCAIGYGVGSGSPLSPSFNFGLELAKSSQFIASFYQHVVVQRRVKNPLEEDEVVGITNYIDFGFELQTSVNDEKAPASSIHDSTFQVAASWQANKNFLVKGKVGPLSSSVALAFKSWWKPSFTFNVSATRDRVKGATAFGFGIRVDNIREGSYQRADPNFVMLTPTKEHLAEGIHWKVGKRPLLQSDVNSGNFDGMPRELRPIGKML